Proteins from a genomic interval of Plodia interpunctella isolate USDA-ARS_2022_Savannah chromosome 20, ilPloInte3.2, whole genome shotgun sequence:
- the LOC128678559 gene encoding torso-like protein isoform X2: MYYGDLSQVTQVVSGEYEEEEKEEPIVPFSEKNIRVFANATSTENEWESLSANMDILLCENFEDLLDKYFSNFEIEGTDKPWKAFMGDWIIDEIMRTLGIIYDGKPDNCCYVLVRLTKKHKSEKLDDLQDVVVKDYVKRATENLNVSDPSEVRRFMKSYGTHYIDSYVTGNFIYQVFKYKRPWYNAFKAKIRSGLQTGSSNLRFYFSSYFLTQVGDIRIASGNKTIESWARQNLRDSQYLYSRPSLLRLHYSPMLAYKLNHLLDNGALLGLGLKTLRPLFKDRRKGDMYAEIVENDLQLWEVNVA, encoded by the exons Atgta CTACGGCGACCTCTCCCAAGTCACACAAGTGGTCTCAGGGGAgtacgaagaagaagaaaaagaggAACCAATAGTCCCGTTCAGTGAGAAGAATATTAGGGTTTTCGCCAATGCTACCAGCACTGAGAACGAATGGGAGAGCCTTTCAGCTAATATGGATATCTTGCTGTGTGAGAACTTCGAAGATTTATTGGATAAGTACTTCAGTAACTTCGAGATTGAAGG AACAGACAAACCATGGAAAGCGTTCATGGGCGACTGGATCATCGACGAAATCATGAGGACGTTGGGCATCATCTACGATGGGAAACCAGACAACTGCTGTTACGTCCTCGTGCGGCTGACGAAGAAGCACAAGTCGGAGAAGTTGGATGACCTTCAGGACGTCGTGGTGAAGGACTATGTGAAGAGAGCGACCGAGAATCTAAATGTCAGTGACCCTAGCGAAGTGAGGCGGTTTATGAAGAGCTACGGCACGCATTATATTGACTCCTATGTGACgggcaattttatttatcag GTGTTCAAGTACAAGCGTCCCTGGTACAACGCATTTAAAGCTAAGATCCGCAGCGGGCTACAGACCGGGTCCAGTAACCTTAGATTCTACTTCTCATCATACTTCCTCACACAAGTCGGTGATATACGG ATAGCAAGCGGCAACAAAACAATAGAATCATGGGCGAGGCAAAACCTTCGCGACAGCCAATATTTGTACTCCAGACCTAGCCTTCTCCGACTGCACTACAGCCCTATGCTTGCCTACAAACTTAACCACTTACTCGACAACGGAGCGTTACTAGGGCTGGGCTTGAAGACCCTTAGACCCTTATTCAAGGATCGACGCAAGGGCGATATGTATGCAGAGATTGTTGAAAACGATTTGCAGTTATGGGAAGTTAATGTAGCGtaa
- the LOC128678794 gene encoding uncharacterized protein LOC128678794, with the protein MKKGVLYGIVASSKTRVRCVFCRVHIPKANKCIEQHTNGAKHKDNIILMTENGMIFRDDELYCKPCKRVMDEEESVSKHIDSESHANWQAAIEDLTDGEYIQLEPYLTSEKEEAFCEVCKKDINCSLQVIESHVNSIVHRGNILEKLKPLNGIFAVDNDEEVYCKVCDAYVDNTVQTILEHIDDDEEHIEWFAEMEDLIEEQDVSLERYLANENEVNVYCKRCDLEIICDIQSIENHVHSESHLNNLG; encoded by the coding sequence ATGAAGAAAGGCGTTCTATATGGAATAGTGGCTAGCTCAAAGACACGAGTCCGCTGCGTATTCTGCAGAGTTCACATCCCTAAGGCGAACAAATGTATCGAGCAGCACACAAACGGAGCCAAGCACAAGGACAACATAATTCTTATGACAGAGAACGGAATGATCTTTAGGGACGATGAGCTGTATTGTAAACCCTGTAAACGGGTAATGGATGAAGAAGAATCCGTGTCTAAACACATCGACAGCGAAAGTCACGCGAACTGGCAAGCAGCGATTGAAGACCTCACGGATGGTGAATATATACAGCTGGAGCCCTACCTCACATCAGAAAAAGAGGAAGCGTTCTGCgaagtttgtaaaaaagaCATCAACTGTAGCTTGCAAGTAATAGAAAGTCACGTAAACAGCATTGTCCATAGaggaaatattttagaaaaactcAAACCACTCAATGGCATTTTCGCAGTAGACAATGACGAGGAGGTGTATTGCAAAGTGTGCGATGCCTACGTAGACAACACAGTCCAGACTATTCTAGAACATATTGATGATGACGAAGAGCATATAGAATGGTTTGCAGAAATGGAGGATCTTATAGAAGAACAGGATGTGTCACTGGAGCGGTATCTAGCTAACGAGAACGAAGTCAATGTTTACTGCAAAAGATGTGACCTAGAAATAATTTGCGATATTCAGAGTATAGAGAACCATGTTCATAGTGAATCTCATCTCAACAACTTGGGTTAA
- the LOC128678558 gene encoding torso-like protein isoform X1 codes for MVRVHTVLLVVALCRAATTLDSELGVGKAINIFMRYGYLSICMRVVPRNDTEGWVFREPTVSVFREVDQYSIAPKPRQAKTIFDGDFHMEFCDNLKQLLQAYFRDFTFERLERPWRAFTAGWPTDIMARNLGINSSFISGDHCYVLVRVSRFRETAKLKDLPNNIVVEDVVYEAIQESVIGDTVSIADFIRKYGSHYIASYVTGNSLYQVFVFSRGVYAKIKERVKSGGVTELPPSEINNFFSPFYAEHIGAVKVASGNKTVESWAMKRLRVHYYIFSYPSLLKLHGEPALLRSLDSLLGNEALLQLELKTLSPAFKDAKKKKWFEEVIDNYLKLWESNM; via the exons ATGGTGCGGGTGCACACAGTGCTTCTGGTGGTAGCACTGTGCCGCGCCGCCACCACACTCGACTCTGAGCTCGGCGTTGGCAAAGCGATCAACATATTCATGag ATATGGCTATCTCAGCATCTGCATGCGCGTGGTCCCCCGCAACGATACAGAAGGCTGGGTGTTCAGAGAGCCCACAGTCAGCGTGTTCAGAGAAGTGGACCAGTACTCCATCGCGCCCAAGCCCAGGCAAGCCAAGACCATCTTCGACGGAGACTTCCACATGGAGTTCTGCGATAACCTGAAGCAGCTACTACAGGCCTACTTCAGGGACTTTACTTTTGAAAG GTTAGAGCGCCCCTGGCGAGCGTTCACGGCGGGCTGGCCTACCGACATAATGGCGCGAAACCTCGGCATCAACTCCTCCTTCATCAGCGGCGACCACTGCTACGTGCTCGTCAGGGTCTCAAG GTTTCGTGAAACAGCAAAACTAAAAGACTTGCCTAACAACATAGTCGTAGAAGATGTTGTGTACGAAGCAATACAGGAATCTGTTATAGGCGATACAGTGTCCATTGCCGACTTCATTAGGAAATACGGCTCGCACTATATTGCTTCTTATGTTACGGGTAATTCTCTCTATCAG GTTTTCGTCTTCTCCCGCGGGGTTTACGCGAAGATAAAAGAGCGAGTGAAGTCTGGAGGTGTCACAGAGCTACCTCCTAGTGAAATTAACAACTTTTTCTCCCCGTTTTACGCAGAACACATCGGCGCGGTCAAG GTGGCCAGTGGCAACAAAACTGTTGAAAGCTGGGCCATGAAGCGGCTTCGCGTCCACTActacatattttcatatccCAGCCTTCTGAAGCTGCATGGAGAGCCAGCCTTACTGCGAAGCCTCGACTCGCTCCTAGGGAACGAGGCCTTATTACAATTAGAATTAAAGACATTATCGCCTGCGTTTAAAGACGCGAAAAAGAAGAAGTGGTTCGAAGAAgtcatagataattatttaaaactttggGAGAGTAATATGTGA
- the LOC128678557 gene encoding tetratricopeptide repeat protein 5-like, which translates to MSRETEDEAEILENVTEVVDGLAKELKELYSFRDLFFENHPLEMAREKNKYVEEKKNVLVEKFEAINVDTQIPFSLRAQFLYMKGRCYNISITYDPRATQCLSKAVKLNPRLVDAWNELGECYWKNMNVKEAKASFEGALKHERNRLSLRCLSIILRQENGDQKRSEASQAILKSVEFAKEAVALDIKDGVSWSVLGNAYLCQFFLVAQEPATLKLCMSAYKQAWLDPVAKGQPDLYYNKGVALKYEEQYAEALENFEYACRLDPPWETPKQELSKLTQYLIAANDLVRTKGKIKTKKLTQMVQSIDKKMLGAYASGTFHTFGARKDVSLDYARLDQLQNGANECKVILGKVVGSIHNENSVPFTFAIVDSSMECVCVTVYNWAHGRGAIIGDCVCVPEPLLTVHQHDSPTLQYSFKSIRLNNPLLMLVNGKRVSRNQFASTQVSSTYELQ; encoded by the exons ATGTCACGAGAAACAGAAGATGAAGCAGAGATCCTCGAAAATGTCACAGAAGTTGTAGATGGATTAGCG aaagaaTTGAAGGAGCTGTACTCATTTAGAGATCTATTTTTTGAGAACCATCCTTTGGAAATGGCGCgagaaaagaataaatatgtggaagaaaagaaaaatgttcttGTTGAGAAGTTTGAGGCTATAAATG TGGATACCCAAATACCATTCTCACTTCGTGCCCAATTCCTGTATATGAAGGGCCGGTGCTATAATATCAGCATCACCTATGACCCCAGAGCCACCCAGTGCCTCAGCAAAGCTGTCAAGTTGAACCCGCGCCTGGTTGATGCATGGAATGAGCTTGGGGAGTGTTACTGGAAGAATATGAATGTGAAGGAGGCAAAGGCCAGTTTTGAAGGAGCTCTCAAGCAT GAAAGAAATCGTCTATCACTTCGCTGTCTGTCAATAATACTTCGACAAGAAAACGGTGATCAAAAGCGCAGTGAAGCCTCGCAAGCTATCCTCAAAAGTGTGGAGTTTGCCAAGGAAGCAGTTGCACTG GACATCAAAGATGGTGTGTCGTGGTCGGTGTTGGGCAACGCATACCTGTGCCAGTTCTTCCTCGTGGCGCAGGAGCCCGCCACGCTGAAGTTGTGCATGAGCGCCTACAAGCAGGCCTGGCTCGACCCCGTGGCTAAGGGCCAACCCGACTTGTATTACAACAAGGGAGTG GCATTAAAATACGAAGAACAATACGCTGAAGCGCTAGAGAATTTCGAGTACGCGTGTCGATTGGACCCGCCGTGGGAGACTCCCAAACAAGAACTGTCGAAGCTGACCCAGTACTTGATTGCGGCCAACGACCTCGTCCGGACTAAGGGAAAGATCAAGACGAAGAAACTAACTCAAATGGTGCAG AGCATAGACAAAAAGATGCTCGGCGCGTACGCATCAGGGACATTCCATACATTCGGCGCCCGCAAAGACGTGTCTCTGGACTACGCGCGGCTGGATCAGCTACAAAATGGCGCCAATGAATGCAAAGTTATACTTGGAAAGGTCGTAGGCTCCATACATAATGAGAACTCTGTGCCTTT CACGTTCGCGATAGTGGATTCCAGTATGGAGTGCGTGTGCGTGACCGTGTACAACTGGGCGCACGGCCGCGGCGCCATCATCGGCGACTGCGTCTGCGTGCCCGAGCCGCTTCTCACTGTACACCAGCATGACTCACCCACACTG CAATACTCATTCAAATCTATCCGCCTGAACAACCCTCTGCTGATGCTGGTGAACGGCAAGCGGGTGTCGCGCAACCAGTTCGCCAGCACCCAGGTGTCCAGCACCTACGAGCTGCAATGA
- the LOC128678559 gene encoding torso-like protein isoform X1, giving the protein MLFCLILLFIFNVCVSEKSDLGFGLNIGNAIDVFANYGDLSQVTQVVSGEYEEEEKEEPIVPFSEKNIRVFANATSTENEWESLSANMDILLCENFEDLLDKYFSNFEIEGTDKPWKAFMGDWIIDEIMRTLGIIYDGKPDNCCYVLVRLTKKHKSEKLDDLQDVVVKDYVKRATENLNVSDPSEVRRFMKSYGTHYIDSYVTGNFIYQVFKYKRPWYNAFKAKIRSGLQTGSSNLRFYFSSYFLTQVGDIRIASGNKTIESWARQNLRDSQYLYSRPSLLRLHYSPMLAYKLNHLLDNGALLGLGLKTLRPLFKDRRKGDMYAEIVENDLQLWEVNVA; this is encoded by the exons ATGTTGTTCTGTCTCATTCTTTTGTTCATTTTCAACGTGTGTGTGAGCGAGAAAAGTGATCTCGGGTTTGGATTGAACATCGGGAATGCTATCGACGTATTTGCAAA CTACGGCGACCTCTCCCAAGTCACACAAGTGGTCTCAGGGGAgtacgaagaagaagaaaaagaggAACCAATAGTCCCGTTCAGTGAGAAGAATATTAGGGTTTTCGCCAATGCTACCAGCACTGAGAACGAATGGGAGAGCCTTTCAGCTAATATGGATATCTTGCTGTGTGAGAACTTCGAAGATTTATTGGATAAGTACTTCAGTAACTTCGAGATTGAAGG AACAGACAAACCATGGAAAGCGTTCATGGGCGACTGGATCATCGACGAAATCATGAGGACGTTGGGCATCATCTACGATGGGAAACCAGACAACTGCTGTTACGTCCTCGTGCGGCTGACGAAGAAGCACAAGTCGGAGAAGTTGGATGACCTTCAGGACGTCGTGGTGAAGGACTATGTGAAGAGAGCGACCGAGAATCTAAATGTCAGTGACCCTAGCGAAGTGAGGCGGTTTATGAAGAGCTACGGCACGCATTATATTGACTCCTATGTGACgggcaattttatttatcag GTGTTCAAGTACAAGCGTCCCTGGTACAACGCATTTAAAGCTAAGATCCGCAGCGGGCTACAGACCGGGTCCAGTAACCTTAGATTCTACTTCTCATCATACTTCCTCACACAAGTCGGTGATATACGG ATAGCAAGCGGCAACAAAACAATAGAATCATGGGCGAGGCAAAACCTTCGCGACAGCCAATATTTGTACTCCAGACCTAGCCTTCTCCGACTGCACTACAGCCCTATGCTTGCCTACAAACTTAACCACTTACTCGACAACGGAGCGTTACTAGGGCTGGGCTTGAAGACCCTTAGACCCTTATTCAAGGATCGACGCAAGGGCGATATGTATGCAGAGATTGTTGAAAACGATTTGCAGTTATGGGAAGTTAATGTAGCGtaa
- the LOC128678558 gene encoding torso-like protein isoform X2, with the protein MVRVHTVLLVVALCRAATTLDSELGVGKAINIFMRYGYLSICMRVVPRNDTEGWVFREPTVSVFREVDQYSIAPKPRQAKTIFDGDFHMEFCDNLKQLLQAYFRDFTFERLERPWRAFTAGWPTDIMARNLGINSSFISGDHCYVLVRVSRFRETAKLKDLPNNIVVEDVVYEAIQESVIGDTVSIADFIRKYGSHYIASYVTGNSLYQVFVFSRTAYSMIKERLKSKGVADITAKELEGYFSPWHAKHIGQIKVASGNKTVESWAMKRLRVHYYIFSYPSLLKLHGEPALLRSLDSLLGNEALLQLELKTLSPAFKDAKKKKWFEEVIDNYLKLWESNM; encoded by the exons ATGGTGCGGGTGCACACAGTGCTTCTGGTGGTAGCACTGTGCCGCGCCGCCACCACACTCGACTCTGAGCTCGGCGTTGGCAAAGCGATCAACATATTCATGag ATATGGCTATCTCAGCATCTGCATGCGCGTGGTCCCCCGCAACGATACAGAAGGCTGGGTGTTCAGAGAGCCCACAGTCAGCGTGTTCAGAGAAGTGGACCAGTACTCCATCGCGCCCAAGCCCAGGCAAGCCAAGACCATCTTCGACGGAGACTTCCACATGGAGTTCTGCGATAACCTGAAGCAGCTACTACAGGCCTACTTCAGGGACTTTACTTTTGAAAG GTTAGAGCGCCCCTGGCGAGCGTTCACGGCGGGCTGGCCTACCGACATAATGGCGCGAAACCTCGGCATCAACTCCTCCTTCATCAGCGGCGACCACTGCTACGTGCTCGTCAGGGTCTCAAG GTTTCGTGAAACAGCAAAACTAAAAGACTTGCCTAACAACATAGTCGTAGAAGATGTTGTGTACGAAGCAATACAGGAATCTGTTATAGGCGATACAGTGTCCATTGCCGACTTCATTAGGAAATACGGCTCGCACTATATTGCTTCTTATGTTACGGGTAATTCTCTCTATCAG GTATTTGTGTTCTCTAGAACTGCATACTCTATGATAAAAGAGAGATTAAAAAGCAAAGGTGTCGCTGATATAACAGCAAAGGAGTTGGAGGGATATTTCTCCCCTTGGCACGCCAAGCATATCGGGCAAATAAAG GTGGCCAGTGGCAACAAAACTGTTGAAAGCTGGGCCATGAAGCGGCTTCGCGTCCACTActacatattttcatatccCAGCCTTCTGAAGCTGCATGGAGAGCCAGCCTTACTGCGAAGCCTCGACTCGCTCCTAGGGAACGAGGCCTTATTACAATTAGAATTAAAGACATTATCGCCTGCGTTTAAAGACGCGAAAAAGAAGAAGTGGTTCGAAGAAgtcatagataattatttaaaactttggGAGAGTAATATGTGA